ACGATTTCGTTAAAATGATTATCAAAATTCATGAAGTTGCCCTTAACAATAGCACTGTTATGCTTGTTGATTAGAGAAACTCGGAAATAGGAACGGTAGTATGAATAAAGTTCCTCAATACTTTTGAGAATTTGTTCATTACCATATTTTTCATAACCAGCTTTATTATCAATTAAAATAGCTTTTAAAATATCAATATAGGCTTTAGTATCTAGAGCTTCAACCTTATTGGTAACGGCAAGTTGGCTTTCCTGTAGATATACATCGACTAAGTTATAAAAACCTTGGCTGTTGACGAGTTGAAAAATATCTTGAATATATTCCTCGCTGTAGTTGATGACTGCGACTGATCGATCGGGGTTAAGATAAAACGCCTTAGATTCAGTTGCTTTTGGTGACTTTGACATACTAGAGATCTCCTTTCGAATCGTGAACTTAAGTAACAGTTTATATCATTTTTTTGTAAACTGATAGCAAAAGATTAGAATAAATTTAATCGTCTACAAGAAAAATCGCTCTATGCAATGGGATATATGATTTTTTTATGTAATAAAAAGTTTATTATTGAAAAAACGAATCATTTAATTAGAACAGATATAATTTAAAAAGTGAGGCAAAATATCTAACTTCCCGTAGAAAGTTAATATATCTTGTCTCACTTTTTATAATCCAATTTATTCTAATACTTGGCTATACTTAGTGACTGTATTAACGCCATTATCACGTTCTAATAAAGTCAAACTAGAGTTTTTAGGACTTTGTGTTAAGTCAAATTTACCATTACCGAAACGTTCAGTGATCGAACGAATAGTGGTTCCATGTGTAACTAAGAGAATCTTGTCGCCATCTTTGGCAACTTTATCAATCCTTTTGAAACCACGATCAACTCTTGTCCAATATTCCTCAGCATTTTCAGCGTCATGGAATGGATCGGCTTCTTTCATGAAATCTCTAGTAGCATCGAGTCCATACTTTGAAAGGATACCGCTGAAGTCTCTTTCTCCATGGGGTTGACCAACGATGAACCAGGCCTCAGAAGAATTCATTCCTTCAAAGTAACCATAGAATTGTTCTCTAAATTCCATTAATTTCTTAGGATGTAAATTTTCACGATTTTCATTATTATCAACTATTAACTTGCAAGTATCAATTGCTCGACGGGCGTCTGATGAAAAGGCCGCATCGAATTTAACATCGCCTAAAGCTTTAGCAGCCACTTTAGCTACCTCTAGTCCCTCGGGTGCAAGGGGAGTATCAGACCAACCTTGCATTTTGTTGTATTTATTAAACCAAGTTTTGCCGTGACGGATCATGTAAATTTGGTATTTAGCCATTGTTTCCTCCTCAAAGTTTGTAGTTTAATTCTACTACATTAAAAGAGAGATTGATTGTATTTTGTAACACGATTTACGCCATTATCACGTTCCATTAATGTCAAACTAGCATTTGCTGGAACATCATTTAGTTCGAAATCCCCAGCTTTGTAACGATAAGCTAAGCCCAAAATAGTAATGCTGTGTGTTACTAGAAGAATCTTGTCGCCATCCTTAGCAATTCGATCGATCTTTTTAAAACCACGTTCGATTCGATTCCAATATTCGGTTGAATCTTCGGCATCGTGTAGAGGATCGGCATCTTTTACAAAATCCATTGTGGCATCAAAACCGTAGTTTTTCACGATTTCAGCAAAGTTTTTGGCATGGTGAGGTTTTCCAATAACGAACCATGATTCATCAATCCCACGTCCTTCATAGTAGCCATAGAATTGCTCTCTGAATTCTGAAAGTTCCTTTGGAGTTAAATGATTTTTATTTCTTCTAGTTATAATGCGACAAGTATCAACCGCACGTTTCATATCGGAAGTAAGGGCAGCTGAGAAATCGACATTCTTTAAAGCTTCCGCTGCTTTTTGGGCAACCTCAACACCCTCATTAGTCAAAGGAGTATCAGACCAGCCTTGCATTTTTTGGTATTCGTTGTACCAGGTTCTTCCATGTCTAACTAAATAAATTTGATATGCCATAAATTGCGCCTCCTAGTACGCCCATTCTACTATAAGTAGAGCGCATTTTTAGTAATTTTGCTTGTAATTGTGTAAAGTAAAGTTAATTAGTTTATTTGGAGGTAATCAAATGAAAGTTGCAGTAATTGGTGCGAATGGTAAAGAGGGTTCTTTGATTGTCAAAGAGGCCTTGAGTCGTGGGTTAGATGTGACCTCAATTGTTCGTGATAGTAAAAAATCACCAACAGATAAGTATTTAGTGCGCGATGTATACAATTTAAAAACTGAGGATGTAAAAGATTTTGATGTCCTAGTAGATGCTTTAGGATTCTTTGGACCAAATGTGAAAGAGTACGTACCTTCAACAGAGCATTTGATTGAAATCTTAAAGGATTCTCAAACAAGATTACTTGTCGTTGGTGGAGCTGGCTCATTGTTTGTCGATGACAAGCATACAAAACAGTTGTATCAAGGAGCTGATTTCCCAGAAACGGTTAAACCTTTGAGTGAAGAAATGGGCAAAGCCTTAGTTAAATTACGTGAAAGTTCAATCAACTGGACTTACATTAGTCCTGCGGCAGCTTTTGATGCTAAAGGAACAAGAATGGGCAAGTATGTTTTAGCAGGTGAAGAATTAACTTTCGACAAAGATGGTAAAAGCGAGATCAGTTACGCTGATTTTGCCATTGCAATGGTTGATGAAATCATTAATGCTAAACATCAAAAGGAACGCATTAGCGTTAGATGGTAGAAAAAATGAATATTTTGATAGCTTATATAAGTATGACTGGTCGCAATAAAAAAATTGCCGAACATTTAGCCGATTATTTAGAGGAACATAACGCTGACGTAACGCTTGAACAAATGATTGATACAGATGCTTTCGATTTGGATAGCTATGACGCCGTTATAATTGAAACTTATACTTATAATGATGGTGAAGTGCCAGATGAAGCCAAAGATTTTTACGATGATTTGGAAGATGTTGACCTAAAGAGAACTAAGTTTGCTGTCCTAGGTTCAAGCTCTAAGGAACATCTCCATTTCGGTCGGGCCGTGGATTACTTTACTATGCGACTAAACTCGAGTAATGGTGAGCAAGTGTCTGATTCAGTCAAAATTGATCAAGATCCCAATGAAGATGATTTCAAAAGAGTCGACCAATTAGGTAACTATGTTTTAAAAAGTTTGAATAAAGATTAATAAATCTGTTTCAAAATAGAAGGGTTATGATAATGAAAAATGATTATCATAGCTCTTTTTATATTGTCTTGTGAACGCTTATCTTTTCTTATATGATGGAGTAGATATTAATTATAAGGGGGACCTAGGGGATGAGTAATTTTATGTTATTAGTCTGGTTCGTATCGCTAATAGCGATGATTATTTATATTGTTAAGTGGATAAAAAATCGTCGTGGCAACAACAATTATCGCAAGAAATTTTTAATAAGTTTGGCGGTAATGGTTGTTTCATTTATATTAGTTGGTGCAACTGGAGGCAATGACGCAACAAGGAATGCTAGTAATTCTAGTGACACAACTAAGGTAGCTAGAAAATCTAAAACACCAAAAGTAGTTAAAAAGACTAAATATGTTGGTAAGGATAAGTACGATATTGCTAAAAAAG
This sequence is a window from Companilactobacillus alimentarius DSM 20249. Protein-coding genes within it:
- a CDS encoding histidine phosphatase family protein; the protein is MAKYQIYMIRHGKTWFNKYNKMQGWSDTPLAPEGLEVAKVAAKALGDVKFDAAFSSDARRAIDTCKLIVDNNENRENLHPKKLMEFREQFYGYFEGMNSSEAWFIVGQPHGERDFSGILSKYGLDATRDFMKEADPFHDAENAEEYWTRVDRGFKRIDKVAKDGDKILLVTHGTTIRSITERFGNGKFDLTQSPKNSSLTLLERDNGVNTVTKYSQVLE
- a CDS encoding flavodoxin domain-containing protein, with protein sequence MNILIAYISMTGRNKKIAEHLADYLEEHNADVTLEQMIDTDAFDLDSYDAVIIETYTYNDGEVPDEAKDFYDDLEDVDLKRTKFAVLGSSSKEHLHFGRAVDYFTMRLNSSNGEQVSDSVKIDQDPNEDDFKRVDQLGNYVLKSLNKD
- a CDS encoding histidine phosphatase family protein, encoding MAYQIYLVRHGRTWYNEYQKMQGWSDTPLTNEGVEVAQKAAEALKNVDFSAALTSDMKRAVDTCRIITRRNKNHLTPKELSEFREQFYGYYEGRGIDESWFVIGKPHHAKNFAEIVKNYGFDATMDFVKDADPLHDAEDSTEYWNRIERGFKKIDRIAKDGDKILLVTHSITILGLAYRYKAGDFELNDVPANASLTLMERDNGVNRVTKYNQSLF
- a CDS encoding NAD(P)-dependent oxidoreductase, which translates into the protein MKVAVIGANGKEGSLIVKEALSRGLDVTSIVRDSKKSPTDKYLVRDVYNLKTEDVKDFDVLVDALGFFGPNVKEYVPSTEHLIEILKDSQTRLLVVGGAGSLFVDDKHTKQLYQGADFPETVKPLSEEMGKALVKLRESSINWTYISPAAAFDAKGTRMGKYVLAGEELTFDKDGKSEISYADFAIAMVDEIINAKHQKERISVRW